The nucleotide sequence CTTGAAGTAAAAGTAACCGCAACTCGTTTTTTGTCGATTGTAAATGATGAATTAGGAGCCATAAATTATGAAGTTGAGGTCCTAAATGATGATGCAGTTGTAAAATTCAGTCCGTATTTGGACGGCGGGATTACCAACCGCGATGCCAATTGGGAAGAACGTTTTTGGGAAACTTTAGCCGTTAAAGCTGAAAACAATCAGGCTTTTGTTGTTTCTAAGACTTTAAAGACAGAATATCACATTGGCACGTACATGCAGTCTGAAATCACCCTAGATGGAGAAAAAATTCAGGTTGAAGGTGAAGTCGATAAAACTGAAGATCATGTGAGTATTGCTTATGCTGTTAAAGTAAATAAAGGAGAAAAAATTGCGCTTCAAAAATATGCCGGTTATGTAACTGATATGAATCATAAGCAAGATTCGTTAATTTCAGCAGCAAAAAATGTACTCGAAAAAGCTACAAAATCAGGTTTTGCACAATTACTTCAGGAGCAAAAAGACGCTTGGGCTAACATCTGGGAAATGGCAGATATCACAATTGATGGTGATGTAAAAGCGCAACAGGGAATACGTTTTAATATCTTTCAGCTTAATCAAACTTATTTAGGGAAAGATGAGCGATTAAATATTGGTCCTAAAGGATTTACCGGTGAGAAATATGGCGGTAGTACGTATTGGGATACCGAGGCGTATTGTATTCCGTTTTACATGGCAACTAAAGATCAGCAGGTCGCTAGAAATTTGTTGACGTATCGCTACAATCATTTAGAAAAAGCTCAAGAGAATGCACAAAAATTAGGATTCGATAATGGTGCAGCGCTTTACCCGATGGTAACGATGAATGGTGAAGAAAGCCATAACGAATGGGAAATTACGTTTGAAGAAATTCACCGTAACGGTGCTATGGTTTTTGCCATTTACAACTATGTTCGTTTTACAGGCGATTATAGCTACGTACCAGAAATGGGCTTAGAAGTAATGATTGCAATTGCAAGGTTTTGGCAGCAACGTGCTAACTTCAGTAAAAACAAAAATAAGTATGTGATTCTTGGGGTTACCGGTCCTAATGAGTACGAAAATAACGTGAACAATAATTTTTACACTAATTATTTAGCGAAATGGTGTATCGAATATTGTATCGAAAATATCGAGAAAATTAAAGCTGATTATGCTGAAGATTATGCCCGAATAATGGCTAAAACCAATTTGGAAGCTGAAGAGATTGCCAAATGGAATGAGGTAGCTAAAAATATGCATTTTCCATATTCTGAAGAATTTGGCGTTTACCTTCAGCAAGATGGTTTTTTAGATAAAGAAATCGAACCGGTAAACACGCTCACTAAAAAACAACGCCCAATTAACCAAAATTGGAGTTGGGATCGTATTTTAAGAAGTTGCTACATTAAACAGGCCGATGTGCTTCAGGGTTTCTACTTTTTTGAAGATCATTTTTCCGAAGAAAACTTAGAGAAGCATTTCGATTTTTATGAGCCAATTACGGTTCACGAATCTTCATTGTCACCATGTGTACATAGTATTCAGGCAGCGAAATTAGGCAGAATGGACCAGGCCTATACCTTTTACTTAAGAACATCGCGATTGGATTTAGATGATTATAATCACGAAGTGAAAGAAGGTTGCCACATTACCAGTATGGCAGGAACATGGATGAGTATTGTAGAAGGTTTTGGAGGAATGCGCGTAGTAGATGGAAAATTATCGTTTACGCCACAATTACCGGAGCAATGGAATAGTTTCAGCTTTAAAATAAACTTTAGAAACCAGATTTTAAAGATCAATATTGGTAAAAATGAGACTACATTTTCTGTAGATGGAAATGAGCCAATGAACGTATTATTAAACGGAGAACAGGTGAATGTGCAAAACACCGTAAATAGCTAAAAAGCCTTTTAGAGGTATTTGATTAAAAAATTTTATAGATGAAAAATATTATAGCAGTAATTACAATTTGTTTTTCTGTTTTAGGATTGCAGGCTCAGGAGTTAAAATCTCCTGACGGTAACCTTAAGATGGAATTCAGTTTAAAAGAAAACGGAACTCCGGCGTATCAATTATTTTACAAGGGAGAAGAAGTTATTAAAACCAGTAAACTTGGTTTAGAACTTAAGGACGATTCAGCATCTTTAATGAGCGGATTTGAAATTTCTGACTCAAAAACATCGAATTTTGATGATACCTGGACGCCGGTTTGGGGAGAACAGGCTGAAATTAGAAATCATTACAACGAGTTGGCAGTAACAATAAATCAGCCTTCAGAAGATCGAAAAATGATAATTCGATTTAGAATGTTTAATGATGGTTTAGGCTTTCGTTACGAGTTTCCGCAGCAAGATAATCTCGTTTATTTCGTAATCAAAGAAGAACATACTCAGTTTGCGATGACGGGAGATCATACTGCCTATTGGATTCCTGGAGATTACGATTCTCAGGAGTATGATTATACCATATCTAAACTTTCTGAAATTAGCAATAAATTCGATGAAGCTTTGACTGATAATGCTTCTCAAGAACAATTTGCAAAAACAGGGGTACAGACTTCATTAATGATGAAGACTGATAGCGGAATTTATATCAACCTTCATGAAGCTGCTTTAAAGGAATATTCTTTAATGAATCTGAATTTAGATGAAAAGAATCTTGTTTTTGAATCCTGGCTAACGCCAGATGCGATAGGAAATAAAGGGTATTTACAAGCGCCAGCCAATTCTCCTTGGAGAACAATTATGGTTAGTGATGATGCGACAGATATTTTAGCGTCTAACATCACACTAAATCTTAACGAACCTAATAAAATTGAGGACACTTCCTGGATCAAACCAATGAAATATATTGGTGTTTGGTGGGAAATGATCACCGGAAAAAGTACCTGGAATTACACCGATGAATTTCCGTCTGTAAAATTAGACGAAACCGATTTTGAAAATGCTAAGCCTAACGGAAAACATGGTGCTACAACCGAGCATGTAAAAGAATATATAGATTTTGCTGCTGAAAATGGTTTTGATGGCGTATTAGTTGAAGGCTGGAACGTTGGCTGGGAAGACTGGTTTGGACATTCTAAAGATTATGTTTTCGATTTTGTAACACCTTATCCAGATTTTGATGTGGAAGGAATACATAAATATGCTGAATCTAAAGGCGTACAAATGATTATGCACCATGAAACTTCATCTTCAATTCGTAATTACGAACGTCATTTAGATACGGCGTATCAGTTTATGAATAAGTATGATTATCCTGCGGTGAAAAGTGGATACGTTGGGGATATTGTGCCACGAGGTGAGCATCACTATGGACAATGGGCGATAAATCATTTTTTATATGCGGTTAAAAAAGCAGCCGATTATAATATTATGGTAAATGCGCACGAAGCAGTTAGACCTACAGGATTGCGTAGAACATGGCCCAATTTAATTGGAAACGAATCTGCACGAGGAACCGAGTTTCAGGCGTTTGGTGGTTCTAAGCCAAATCACGTGACCGTTCTTCCATTTACCCGTTTAATTGGTGGACCAATGGATTATACACCGGGGATTTTTGAGATGGATATTAGCAAGATCAATCCAGATAACAATTCGCATGTAAACTCAACCTTGGCCAATCAGTTGGCACTTTATGTAACGATGTATAGTCCGCTGCAAATGGCAGCAGATCTTCCTGAAAACTACAAGCGTTTTCCAGATGCTTTTCAGTTTATAAAGGATGTAGCTTTAGATTGGGACGAAAGTAAATATATAGAAGCAGAACCTGGAGAATATATTACTGTAGCGAGAAGAGCTAAGGGAACCCAAGATTGGTTTGTTGGAAATGTGAATGGAAATGAATCCAGAAAATCAAAAATTAAGCTTGATTTCTTAGAAGATGGTAAAAAGTATGAAGCGACGATTTATGCTGATGCTAAAGATGCACATTACAAAACCAATCCACAGGCTTATAAGATCACCACGAAAACCGTAACTAGCAAGTCAACTTTAAAACTTACTTCAGCGCCTGGTGGCGGTTATGCGATAAGCATTTTTGAGAAAAAATAACTAGAAGTGATATTTAGAATTTAGATCGCTACGCTGTTAGATTAAAGAAAATAGATGAGCTTAATTTGAAAATGTGCAGATGTGTCAATTTGAAAATTAATATTGAATCTTAAATTTTGAATTATTATTGAAATACGTTGTCATTTCGACTGAAACAAAGTGAAGCGCAGAAATCTTTCCACGAATTAAAATTAGTGTCCAGAAATCTTATTTAACCCAAACTAACGGCTGATAGCTATTCGCTAAAAGCTGTAAGCTGAAAACAAAAAAATGAAAACTAAATTATATAATCTTATGTTATTCCTGATGTTATTTTCAGGAATTACGCAAGCTCAAATCGATAAAATGGAGCCGCCTTTTTGGTGGAGCGATATGCATCTGGAAGAACTTCAGATTATGTTCTACGGAAAAGATATTGGAACGTATGAGGTTTCCACCGAAGATGAGGTAATCATCAATAATATCAGAAAAACTGAGAATCCAAATTATGTGTTTGTCACTATCAATTCTGGAGATCTTGCTGCTGGAGATTACGAATTTACCTTTAGTAAAAAAGGAAAAAAGAACCTCAAAAAAACTTTTGAATTAAAAGAAAGAACTGAAGGTTCCGCGCTTCGAGAAGGTTTTGATGCAAGTGATGCGATTTATCTAATTATGCCAGATCGTTTTGCGAACGGAAACCCAGAAAACGATTCCGCGCCAGAAATGCAGGAAAAAGCCGATCGTTCTAAGCAAGGAGGTCGTCATGGTGGTGATTTGCAAGGGGTGATCGATAATCTGGATTATTTAGATGATCTTGGGATTACCGCGCTTTGGAGTACACCTTTACTGGCAGATGATGATGCAGGATATTCTTATCATACCTATGCGCAAAGTGATGTGTACAAGATCGATCCCCGTTACGGAACTAATGAAGATTATAAGCGCTTAGCCGATGAGCTTCATAAAAAGGATATGAAGCTAATTATGGATTATGTAACCAATCATTGGGGTAGTGAACATTGGATGATCCAGGATTTACCAACTTACGATTGGATACATCAATTCCCGGGTTATGAAAATTCAAATTATAGAATGACTACGCAATACGATCCTCACAAATCGGAACATGATTTTAAATATTGTGTAGATGGTTGGTTTACAAGTACAATGCCCGATCTAAATCAAAGTAATCCGTTGGTGCTTAATTATTTGATTCAGAACGCGATCTGGTGGATCGAATATTCAGGATTAGACGGATTTCGTGTAGATACCTATTCTTATAATGATAAAGAAGGCATCGCGAAATGGACAAAAGCGATTATGGATGAATATCCATATTTTAATATCGTTGGTGAAGTTTGGATGCACGACCAGGCGCAAATTAGTTATTGGCAAAAAGATAGCCCAATAGGCGCAATTCAGGATTACAATTCTAATTTACCATCGGTGATGGATTTTACGCTTCATGATGCAATAACCTCGATGTTCCATGAGGAAGATGCCAGTTGGGATCGCGGAATGATTAAAGCTTATGACAATTTTGTGAATGATTTTTTATATGCTGATACCGATAATCTAATGGTGTTTATGGGAAATCATGATACCGGTCGATTTAATGAAATTTATGATGGTGATTTTCAAAAATATAAAATGGCAATGACGATGATTGCTACGGTAAGAGGTACTCCGCAATTGTATTATGGAGATGAAATAGGAATGCGTGGCGATAAAGGAAAAGGTGATGGTGCAATTCGACAGGATTTTCCTGGTGGTTGGAAAGGTGATAAACAATCTGCTTTTTCTGCGGAAGAAAGAACGGAAACTCAGTCGCAA is from Zunongwangia endophytica and encodes:
- a CDS encoding glycoside hydrolase family 65 protein encodes the protein MNQDYIKPDAWSIIEEGFDASHVQSSESLFSLGNGAMGQRANFEEQYSGETFQGSYIAGVFYPDKTKVGWWKNGYPEYFAKVLNAPSWIGVNVHINKEALDLNTCKEVKDFIRELNMKEGYHKRSFVAVMPNDLEVKVTATRFLSIVNDELGAINYEVEVLNDDAVVKFSPYLDGGITNRDANWEERFWETLAVKAENNQAFVVSKTLKTEYHIGTYMQSEITLDGEKIQVEGEVDKTEDHVSIAYAVKVNKGEKIALQKYAGYVTDMNHKQDSLISAAKNVLEKATKSGFAQLLQEQKDAWANIWEMADITIDGDVKAQQGIRFNIFQLNQTYLGKDERLNIGPKGFTGEKYGGSTYWDTEAYCIPFYMATKDQQVARNLLTYRYNHLEKAQENAQKLGFDNGAALYPMVTMNGEESHNEWEITFEEIHRNGAMVFAIYNYVRFTGDYSYVPEMGLEVMIAIARFWQQRANFSKNKNKYVILGVTGPNEYENNVNNNFYTNYLAKWCIEYCIENIEKIKADYAEDYARIMAKTNLEAEEIAKWNEVAKNMHFPYSEEFGVYLQQDGFLDKEIEPVNTLTKKQRPINQNWSWDRILRSCYIKQADVLQGFYFFEDHFSEENLEKHFDFYEPITVHESSLSPCVHSIQAAKLGRMDQAYTFYLRTSRLDLDDYNHEVKEGCHITSMAGTWMSIVEGFGGMRVVDGKLSFTPQLPEQWNSFSFKINFRNQILKINIGKNETTFSVDGNEPMNVLLNGEQVNVQNTVNS
- a CDS encoding glycoside hydrolase family 97 protein; amino-acid sequence: MKNIIAVITICFSVLGLQAQELKSPDGNLKMEFSLKENGTPAYQLFYKGEEVIKTSKLGLELKDDSASLMSGFEISDSKTSNFDDTWTPVWGEQAEIRNHYNELAVTINQPSEDRKMIIRFRMFNDGLGFRYEFPQQDNLVYFVIKEEHTQFAMTGDHTAYWIPGDYDSQEYDYTISKLSEISNKFDEALTDNASQEQFAKTGVQTSLMMKTDSGIYINLHEAALKEYSLMNLNLDEKNLVFESWLTPDAIGNKGYLQAPANSPWRTIMVSDDATDILASNITLNLNEPNKIEDTSWIKPMKYIGVWWEMITGKSTWNYTDEFPSVKLDETDFENAKPNGKHGATTEHVKEYIDFAAENGFDGVLVEGWNVGWEDWFGHSKDYVFDFVTPYPDFDVEGIHKYAESKGVQMIMHHETSSSIRNYERHLDTAYQFMNKYDYPAVKSGYVGDIVPRGEHHYGQWAINHFLYAVKKAADYNIMVNAHEAVRPTGLRRTWPNLIGNESARGTEFQAFGGSKPNHVTVLPFTRLIGGPMDYTPGIFEMDISKINPDNNSHVNSTLANQLALYVTMYSPLQMAADLPENYKRFPDAFQFIKDVALDWDESKYIEAEPGEYITVARRAKGTQDWFVGNVNGNESRKSKIKLDFLEDGKKYEATIYADAKDAHYKTNPQAYKITTKTVTSKSTLKLTSAPGGGYAISIFEKK
- a CDS encoding glycoside hydrolase family 13 protein, which gives rise to MKTKLYNLMLFLMLFSGITQAQIDKMEPPFWWSDMHLEELQIMFYGKDIGTYEVSTEDEVIINNIRKTENPNYVFVTINSGDLAAGDYEFTFSKKGKKNLKKTFELKERTEGSALREGFDASDAIYLIMPDRFANGNPENDSAPEMQEKADRSKQGGRHGGDLQGVIDNLDYLDDLGITALWSTPLLADDDAGYSYHTYAQSDVYKIDPRYGTNEDYKRLADELHKKDMKLIMDYVTNHWGSEHWMIQDLPTYDWIHQFPGYENSNYRMTTQYDPHKSEHDFKYCVDGWFTSTMPDLNQSNPLVLNYLIQNAIWWIEYSGLDGFRVDTYSYNDKEGIAKWTKAIMDEYPYFNIVGEVWMHDQAQISYWQKDSPIGAIQDYNSNLPSVMDFTLHDAITSMFHEEDASWDRGMIKAYDNFVNDFLYADTDNLMVFMGNHDTGRFNEIYDGDFQKYKMAMTMIATVRGTPQLYYGDEIGMRGDKGKGDGAIRQDFPGGWKGDKQSAFSAEERTETQSQYFDLTSKLLNFRKENEALQFGEMLQFLPKNNVYVYFRYNDENRVMVVINNSAEEQTLDLKKYAEGIQDSTSGKEIISGEDIQLKENLSIRAQDALLIQLQ